TCGCCGTGGACCTGCGCCACCTGACCGAGCCGCCCCACGACTTCACCTACAACGAAAACGACCTAAGCCTCTCCGTCACGACCAAGTGGGAGAAGGCCGAGGCCGCCGGCAGCCTGCGCCTGCGCGGGCTGGGATTCTCCACCGCCTCCTCCTCGGCGGACCTGGAGTACATCGGCTACGTTGACCCGTGGAGCCTGGAGCTCGAGAGCGCCTACCTCAACCTCTACGGCCTCCCCCTGGACCCGGTGGACATCTCCATCGGCAAGCAGGAGGTCGGCTGGGGGGTCGGCGACAAACTGCGCACCTACGACGAGGTAAACCCCGGCGACTACGAGGACCCGCTGGACTTCGGCGAGCACCTGGGAGTGAACATGGTGCGGCTGACGAGCTGGTTCTCGGGAACCTGGTTCCTGGAGGGCGTCTTCGTCCCCGGCTTCACCCCGGCCCGGCTCCCGGCCGAGCGGTGGCAGGCGGTTCCGGAAATGGACCTCGGCGAGTTCATGGGAATGCCGCTTTGGCTGTCGCAGCTCTCCACGCCGGTGGAGTTGCCGGAGTCCTCCCTGGCCGAGTCGGCCGAGTACGGCGCCCGGTTCAAGGGAAGCCTGGGGCCGGTGGACCTCGAGCTGGCCTACCTCTATACCCGGGAGCACCTCCACGTGGCCACCGACCTGACCGTTGAATTGACTACGGACCCCGACGCGCCGCCCTTCACCATCCCGGTGAACGTCACCGCCCGGAGTACCTTCCCCCGGCGGCACATCGTCGGGGCCTCCTTCGCCGCCGACGTTTTCGATTTTGGCCTGTGGGGCGAGGTGGCGGCCTACGTCTACCCCGAGGACATCGTGCAGACCCAGACCAGCCCCCTGGGCACCACGGAGACGGTCCTCTACCCCAAGGGCGCGTTCTTCAAGTGGATGGGTGGGATTGATTACAGCTTCGGCGGGTGGTACACCCAACTCCAGTACATTCACGGGCTCTACGACGAGCGCGGCGCCGCCGAGATGGGCGACTACTTCGTCTTCGCCCTGGAGAAGGGCCTCTTCTACGACGTTCTCAAGGTCCGCCTGGCCGCGGGGGTGGAGGTGCCCGACTTCGACACCCTCGAAAAAAATTGGGGCTTTATCCTGCTACCCGAGCTTACCTACGAGCCGCTCACGGGGCTGAATGTGATTCTAGGCGGTTACTGGCTCGAGGGCGCTGGCGACTCCAAGTTCGCCGGGATGAACAAGAACGACGAGGTGTACCTGAAGGTCCGGGTGGACTTGTAACCCGAGCTTAAATCCGTCAAAAAAGCGGGCCCCTCGGCCCGCTCACCTTTTCCGAACAAACGTTCGGTTGAACCGTTCGGCTCAGGGGAAATACTCCGGCTGGCGGTAGGCGACGGTCCGCTCCAGCACCCAGCCCACCGGCTCACCGTCAATAGTGGCCGGGCTCCACATGGTTTTGGCGAAAAAGGCCAGGGCATCCAGGTCGGCCTCCCGGCGGCCCGAGCTCTCGATTATCCACACCTTCCCCGGATGCCCGTCGGGGGCGACGTAAACGCCCACCCTTACCTCGCCTTCCCAGCGACGGTCGTTCAGCTTCAGGGGCGGAGCATCGGGGGTGGAGATGCCCGTCGGCTCGACAACCTCCACGGCCGCCGGCGGGCCGGGGGAGGGGTCGAGGTCGGCCTCGGCGACCGGCTTGCCGACAGGCTCTCCGA
The window above is part of the bacterium genome. Proteins encoded here:
- a CDS encoding TonB family protein, producing MKSGFLRSGILLSVLAHLLLLRALVAGAGSVEPPARNCRELPIAVSLESSEAVVEPPGMPEALSPSSRAQSGPVEADIASRPLSSEPITIGKSLGEPVGKPVAEADLDPSPGPPAAVEVVEPTGISTPDAPPLKLNDRRWEGEVRVGVYVAPDGHPGKVWIIESSGRREADLDALAFFAKTMWSPATIDGEPVGWVLERTVAYRQPEYFP